A single region of the Silene latifolia isolate original U9 population chromosome 8, ASM4854445v1, whole genome shotgun sequence genome encodes:
- the LOC141595848 gene encoding protein DETOXIFICATION 51-like, translating into MCNPSLSDNSLTISTTKPITSIPIPAKPPHNNIYLDLLSLKNNIPENEIMQKNNEGYEPISNNNNNNPLSILSNPSISDVVRETGSLFSLAIPILLTNLILYSRSMLSMVFLGRIGDVELAAGSLAIAFANITGYSVFSGLALGMEPLCAQAFGAQRYKLLSLTLQRCVIFLLLCSLPISFLWFHMSSILGYLHQDPKIAKLAHTFILFSFPDLLTNSFYHPIKVYLRAQGITRPVTVASLAGAVLHVPIMVFLVGPLQLGIVGVAVATSASNLVSLAVLVTQVWLGGLHVKTWNPPNRECLTGWEPLVRLAAPSCVSVCLEWWWYEIMIVLCGLLVDPRATVASMGVLIQTTGLIYNFPASLSNAVSTRVGNELGAGRAQRAKLSGIVGIMWASIMGLVAMFFAFGARHVWARMFTHDSEILALTAAALPILGLCELGNCPQTVACGVVRGTARPATAANVNLGAFYGVGMPVAVGLAFYLGIGFCGLWIGLLSAQICCAGLLLYVVGTTDWAHQAKRAQLLAHSGGPNYLSTETSSVDTSLLLHDEKDDKISQNDDEKETLICILVSSS; encoded by the coding sequence ATGTGTAATCCAAGCTTAAGTGATAATTCCCTTACTATTAGCACCACAAAACCCATAACCTCAATTCCTATACCAGCCAAACCACCCCATAATAATATTTACTTAGACCTTTTATCATTAAAAAATAATATTCCGGAAAATGAAATCATGCAAAAAAACAATGAAGGGTATGAACCCatttccaataataataataacaacccATTATCAATATTATCAAACCCATCAATTTCCGACGTAGTAAGAGAAACCGGTTCACTCTTTTCCTTAGCAATTCCCATACTATTAACAAATTTAATATTGTACTCCCGGTCCATGTTATCCATGGTTTTCCTAGGCCGGATCGGTGACGTCGAATTAGCGGCCGGATCGCTTGCTATCGCCTTTGCCAACATTACCGGTTACTCGGTTTTTTCCGGTCTAGCTTTGGGTATGGAGCCTTTATGTGCTCAAGCATTTGGTGCACAAAGATATAAACTCTTGTCATTAACTCTACAAAGATGTGTCATATTTTTGTTACTTTGTTCTTTACCAATTTCCTTCCTTTGGTTTCATATGTCCTCTATATTGGGGTACCTTCACCAAGACCCCAAAATTGCCAAGTTAGCACATACTTTTATCCTTTTCTCTTTTCCTGATCTTTTAACCAACTCCTTTTACCATCCTATCAAAGTTTACCTTCGTGCTCAAGGTATTACTCGCCCTGTCACGGTGGCATCCCTAGCTGGAGCGGTCCTCCACGTGCCAATCATGGTATTTCTAGTTGGACCGCTCCAGCTAGGGATCGTTGGGGTAGCTGTTGCTACCTCAGCGTCCAACCTTGTGTCACTAGCAGTACTAGTGACACAAGTTTGGCTCGGTGGACTTCACGTCAAAACGTGGAACCCACCGAACAGGGAATGCCTGACTGGCTGGGAGCCGCTAGTCAGACTTGCGGCTCCAAGTTGCGTCTCGGTGTGCCTTGAGTGGTGGTGGTACGAGATCATGATCGTACTATGTGGACTCCTTGTGGACCCTAGAGCCACGGTGGCTTCAATGGGTGTACTAATCCAAACAACTGGATTAATATACAACTTCCCAGCATCACTAAGCAACGCTGTTTCAACCCGCGTCGGAAACGAACTCGGTGCGGGCCGGGCCCAACGGGCCAAACTCTCAGGCATAGTTGGTATAATGTGGGCCTCAATTATGGGCCTGGTTGCAATGTTCTTTGCTTTCGGAGCCCGACATGTATGGGCACGGATGTTCACCCATGATTCGGAGATTCTAGCCTTAACCGCAGCTGCCCTCCCAATATTAGGTCTCTGCGAGCTCGGAAACTGCCCGCAAACCGTTGCATGCGGGGTGGTCCGCGGGACAGCCCGGCCGGCAACCGCAGCAAACGTGAACTTGGGTGCATTTTATGGAGTGGGTATGCCAGTGGCAGTTGGGCTGGCATTTTACCTTGGAATCGGGTTTTGTGGGCTTTGGATTGGGCTTCTATCAGCCCAAATATGCTGTGCTGGATTGTTGTTATATGTGGTAGGGACTACAGATTGGGCCCATCAAGCAAAAAGGGCCCAGTTGTTGGCCCACAGTGGTGGGCCCAATTATTTATCAACAGAAACAAGTAGTGTTGACACAAGCTTGCTATTGCATGATGAAAAAGATGATAAAATTAGTCAGAATGATGATGAAAAGGAGACATTGATCTGCATCTTGGTTTCTTCATCTTAG